A window of the Campylobacter massiliensis genome harbors these coding sequences:
- a CDS encoding F0F1 ATP synthase subunit B encodes MKSKILLLLCPFVLMADGGYDIVPRTINFIVFVAILYYFIANPIKNAYKGRIAGIAARLDNIEQKLKDSKAKKDDALRRVEEAKANAASLVETARKEAVLISERIKEETRQEVANLEKSFQDQKEFEKRRMVKSVVGEILNEIFASDSVKMDQSELINIMLKRVG; translated from the coding sequence ATGAAAAGCAAAATTTTACTTTTATTATGTCCTTTTGTTTTGATGGCGGACGGCGGATACGACATCGTACCTAGAACGATAAACTTTATCGTTTTTGTCGCAATTTTGTATTATTTTATAGCAAACCCTATCAAGAACGCCTACAAGGGAAGAATCGCCGGTATCGCGGCAAGACTTGATAATATCGAGCAAAAACTAAAAGACTCAAAAGCCAAAAAAGACGACGCTCTAAGACGCGTAGAAGAAGCCAAAGCAAATGCTGCTAGTCTAGTAGAAACCGCTAGAAAAGAGGCTGTTTTGATCTCTGAGCGCATCAAAGAAGAGACTAGACAAGAGGTTGCAAATCTGGAAAAAAGTTTCCAAGATCAAAAAGAATTTGAAAAAAGACGCATGGTTAAGTCCGTCGTAGGCGAAATTTTAAATGAAATCTTCGCAAGCGACAGCGTTAAAATGGATCAAAGCGAGCTTATCAATATTATGCTTAAAAGGGTCGGCTAA
- a CDS encoding F0F1 ATP synthase subunit B family protein has product MLEINLPLVVLTAVIFLGLIAVLNSILYKPLLKFIDARNDAIKNDEESASKNTSDLGVYEAQIEQLIAAARNEAGKIKQEAINAAKDAAAKIVSEKRGVLEADYDAFIQNLNAQKSDFRADLQQKLPELQAALKAKLARI; this is encoded by the coding sequence ATGTTGGAAATTAATTTGCCGCTAGTCGTCCTAACGGCAGTTATTTTTCTAGGGCTTATCGCCGTTTTAAATTCCATCCTTTACAAGCCTCTACTTAAATTTATAGACGCTAGAAACGATGCGATAAAAAACGACGAAGAGAGCGCTAGTAAAAATACGAGCGATCTTGGCGTGTATGAAGCGCAGATAGAACAGCTCATAGCTGCCGCAAGAAACGAAGCCGGCAAGATCAAGCAGGAGGCTATCAACGCCGCAAAAGACGCGGCCGCTAAGATAGTCAGCGAAAAGCGCGGAGTTTTGGAGGCTGATTACGATGCTTTTATCCAAAATTTAAACGCTCAAAAGAGCGATTTTAGAGCTGATTTACAGCAAAAATTGCCTGAACTTCAAGCTGCTTTAAAAGCAAAACTCGCAAGGATTTAA
- a CDS encoding ParB/RepB/Spo0J family partition protein, with protein MAKRSLGRGLGAILEDVELAYKAELNEGNSDIVKDIDLDLIVENPYQPRKNFDETALRELSESIKRHGLIQPIIVIEKDGGYMLIAGERRFRATKLLGESKIKAIVADIESQSLRELALIENIQREDLNPIELANSYKELIDEYKITQDGLANIIHKSRVQITNTMRLLSLSAVTQEYIKEGKLTQGHAKVIVGLEPNDEKTAVDTIIGQRLSVRETENLVKNLKNKLPPKTALKLDERYLERLTNLKEIFSRFDVPVKIKGKKITIEFDDIADIDRLINKIK; from the coding sequence ATGGCGAAGAGAAGTTTAGGGCGCGGACTGGGCGCTATACTAGAGGACGTCGAGCTTGCGTACAAAGCTGAGCTAAACGAGGGCAACAGCGATATAGTAAAGGATATCGATCTAGACCTGATCGTCGAAAACCCGTATCAGCCGCGTAAAAATTTCGACGAAACTGCGCTAAGGGAGCTTAGCGAAAGTATAAAAAGACACGGACTAATCCAGCCGATCATCGTCATAGAAAAAGACGGCGGATATATGCTGATCGCGGGCGAGAGGAGATTTCGCGCGACTAAACTGCTAGGCGAAAGCAAGATAAAGGCCATAGTTGCCGATATCGAAAGCCAAAGCTTGCGCGAGCTAGCGCTCATAGAAAATATCCAAAGAGAGGACCTAAATCCGATCGAGCTTGCAAATTCTTATAAAGAGCTCATAGACGAATATAAAATCACGCAGGATGGGCTCGCAAACATCATCCACAAAAGCAGGGTTCAGATAACAAATACGATGCGACTTTTGAGCCTTAGCGCCGTGACGCAAGAATATATAAAAGAAGGCAAACTAACGCAAGGGCACGCCAAAGTCATCGTGGGCCTTGAGCCAAACGACGAAAAAACGGCGGTCGATACCATCATCGGGCAGCGCCTTAGCGTGCGCGAGACGGAAAATTTGGTAAAAAATTTAAAAAATAAATTGCCGCCTAAAACAGCACTTAAGTTAGATGAAAGATATCTTGAAAGACTAACGAATTTAAAAGAGATTTTTTCTAGATTTGACGTACCGGTTAAGATAAAAGGCAAAAAAATCACTATCGAATTTGACGACATAGCTGATATCGATAGGCTAATAAACAAGATAAAATAA
- a CDS encoding ParA family protein, with product MCEIITIANQKGGVGKTTTAVNLAASLAVAEKKVLLIDIDPQANATTGMGFSRNDYEYNIYHVLTGRKKLSQIVLKTEIPTLFLAPSNIGLVGIEQELSEQSKDCQKILKSKIEEVEGQYDFIIIDSPPALGSITVNALSASDSVIIPIQCEFYALEGLAQILNTVKIIKKTINPKLNIKGFLPTMYSSQNNLAKETVANLKQHFENKLFKTKDGDGDFVIVPRNVKLAESPSFGKPVILYDIKSPGSQAYQNLAYSILG from the coding sequence ATGTGTGAAATTATAACCATTGCAAACCAGAAAGGCGGCGTCGGGAAGACGACCACGGCGGTAAATTTGGCCGCATCGCTAGCGGTGGCTGAAAAAAAAGTCCTACTCATCGACATCGATCCGCAGGCAAACGCGACGACAGGAATGGGCTTTAGTAGAAACGACTACGAGTATAACATCTATCACGTACTCACGGGTCGCAAAAAGCTCTCGCAAATCGTGCTAAAAACCGAGATCCCGACGCTTTTTCTAGCGCCTTCAAACATCGGTCTGGTAGGCATCGAGCAAGAGCTAAGCGAACAGAGCAAAGACTGCCAAAAGATACTAAAAAGCAAGATCGAAGAGGTCGAGGGACAGTATGATTTTATCATCATCGATAGTCCTCCGGCGCTAGGTAGCATCACCGTAAACGCCCTAAGCGCTAGCGATAGCGTGATAATCCCGATCCAGTGTGAATTTTACGCATTAGAGGGGCTTGCACAAATTTTAAACACGGTCAAAATAATCAAAAAAACCATAAATCCAAAGCTAAATATAAAGGGCTTTTTGCCGACCATGTACAGCTCGCAAAACAACCTCGCTAAGGAAACCGTGGCAAATTTAAAGCAGCATTTTGAAAATAAGCTGTTTAAAACAAAGGACGGCGATGGAGACTTCGTCATAGTGCCGCGAAACGTAAAACTCGCCGAAAGCCCGAGCTTTGGAAAGCCTGTGATACTATATGACATAAAATCGCCCGGCTCGCAAGCGTACCAAAATTTAGCGTATTCGATCTTAGGGTAG
- a CDS encoding biotin--[acetyl-CoA-carboxylase] ligase, producing MRIEFADSVPSTQKVLVEGLRNGEIQPPFALVAKEQTQGIGSRNNTWSGLEGNLFFSFCMSETALPGDLKGESASIYFSVIMREALAARGSKIWLKWPNDFYVGDKKIGGTLTTRVGEIYVCGMGINLKNAPENAGILDIDVSPSAVVGEFCKRLQAAPSWAEVFKKFESEFEKSREFITHFEGEEVALKDAKLLPDGSLDIGGRRVFSLR from the coding sequence TTGAGAATAGAGTTCGCAGATAGCGTCCCCTCTACGCAAAAAGTTTTAGTCGAGGGGCTACGAAACGGCGAAATACAGCCTCCTTTTGCGCTAGTGGCAAAGGAGCAGACGCAGGGTATCGGCAGCAGAAACAATACGTGGAGCGGGCTGGAGGGCAATCTATTTTTTTCATTTTGCATGAGCGAGACGGCGCTACCCGGCGATCTAAAAGGCGAGTCGGCGTCGATTTACTTTTCGGTGATAATGCGCGAAGCGCTCGCGGCTCGCGGCTCGAAAATCTGGCTAAAATGGCCGAACGACTTTTACGTCGGCGATAAAAAAATCGGCGGAACCTTGACGACGAGGGTCGGCGAAATTTACGTTTGCGGCATGGGTATAAATCTAAAAAACGCGCCCGAAAACGCTGGAATTTTAGATATAGACGTGAGCCCTAGCGCCGTGGTCGGGGAGTTTTGCAAGAGGCTGCAAGCGGCTCCGTCTTGGGCGGAAGTTTTTAAAAAATTTGAGAGCGAATTTGAAAAATCAAGAGAATTTATCACGCACTTTGAGGGCGAAGAGGTAGCGCTCAAAGATGCAAAACTCCTGCCCGACGGCTCTTTGGACATAGGCGGACGAAGAGTTTTTTCGCTCAGATAA
- the fmt gene encoding methionyl-tRNA formyltransferase: protein MNIVFMGTPEYAAKILRALAGAKFNIAAVFTQPDKPVGRKQILTPSEVKVYAQQRLPAVPIFQPATLKDEAVAEQIKELKPDFIVVAAYGKILPQVILDVTPCINLHASILPKYRGASPIQSAILADEKQTGVTAMLMDAGLDTGDMLDFAYTPCEDKTAAQLFDELGDLAGELIVRVLRNFTNLTPLKQDNAQATHCKKISKSDGLFGFEQSAEQIYNKFRALTPWPGIYLASGLKILDLEILRESCGRKFERAGEILHVGKLGFCVACGEGAVKIIKVQEPGKKPVDASAYLNGKRLGVGDIVS, encoded by the coding sequence ATGAATATAGTTTTTATGGGAACGCCTGAGTATGCGGCTAAAATTTTACGCGCGCTTGCGGGGGCGAAATTTAATATCGCGGCCGTCTTTACGCAGCCTGACAAGCCTGTCGGCAGGAAGCAAATTTTAACTCCCAGCGAGGTTAAAGTTTATGCGCAACAGCGCCTTCCCGCCGTGCCGATCTTTCAGCCCGCAACGCTCAAAGACGAGGCGGTAGCAGAACAGATAAAAGAGCTAAAGCCCGATTTTATCGTGGTTGCCGCATACGGTAAAATTTTGCCGCAAGTCATCCTTGATGTTACTCCTTGCATAAACCTGCACGCTTCGATCCTGCCTAAATACCGCGGCGCGAGCCCTATTCAAAGCGCGATCTTGGCGGACGAAAAGCAGACGGGCGTGACGGCGATGCTGATGGATGCGGGGCTTGATACGGGCGATATGCTTGATTTTGCCTACACGCCTTGCGAGGATAAAACGGCGGCGCAGCTGTTTGACGAACTGGGTGATCTAGCGGGCGAGCTGATAGTGCGAGTGCTGCGAAATTTTACAAATTTAACGCCGCTCAAGCAAGACAATGCGCAGGCTACGCACTGTAAAAAAATAAGCAAATCTGACGGGCTTTTTGGCTTTGAGCAGAGTGCGGAGCAGATTTATAATAAATTTCGTGCGCTAACGCCCTGGCCGGGGATATATCTAGCTAGCGGGCTAAAAATTTTGGATTTAGAGATCTTGCGCGAATCTTGCGGGCGTAAATTTGAACGTGCGGGCGAAATTCTGCACGTCGGCAAGCTCGGCTTTTGCGTCGCATGCGGCGAGGGCGCGGTTAAGATCATAAAGGTGCAAGAGCCCGGCAAAAAGCCCGTGGACGCTAGCGCGTATCTAAACGGCAAGCGCCTTGGCGTCGGCGATATAGTGTCGTAA
- a CDS encoding EF-hand domain-containing protein, with protein MDFNDKDHGGALSLQEWTASEVPSGLRAELNLRSGSEFKRLDANRDGKISLDELGAKPSAKIYWSKDPCAFWP; from the coding sequence ATGGACTTTAACGACAAGGATCATGGCGGCGCGCTGAGCTTGCAGGAGTGGACAGCGAGCGAGGTGCCGTCTGGGTTGAGAGCAGAGCTAAATCTGCGCTCAGGCTCGGAATTTAAGAGGCTCGATGCTAATCGTGACGGCAAGATTAGCCTTGATGAGCTGGGGGCGAAACCGTCTGCAAAGATTTATTGGTCCAAAGATCCGTGTGCTTTTTGGCCGTGA
- the obgE gene encoding GTPase ObgE has protein sequence MFIDSVNLTLSSGHGGAGSVSFRREKHVILGGPDGGDGGDGGDVYFVADNNTHTLAAYKGKKAMRAQNGEAGMGRRMHGKRGEHLELIVPPGTAVLDAETGELLCDLTSEGQRELFLKGGKGGLGNVHFKSSINQAPEYAQKGLEGETREVRLELKLIADVGLVGFPNVGKSTLISTVSNAKPQIANYEFTTLTPKLGLVEVDEYSGFAMADIPGIIEGASEGRGLGVQFLKHVERTKILLFMLDLANYRSLEEQFDALRAETAKFSEELAKRDYAIALTRADAAENLQEKFDAFLSHLGLAGTAGEMNFKQDIYEFDASKPFFVMPISSATGQNINELKFNLLELLKKEL, from the coding sequence ATGTTTATAGATAGCGTAAATTTAACCCTAAGCTCGGGTCACGGCGGAGCTGGATCGGTGAGTTTTCGCCGCGAAAAACACGTGATTTTAGGCGGACCGGACGGCGGTGATGGCGGTGACGGCGGGGATGTGTATTTTGTCGCCGATAACAACACTCACACGCTGGCGGCGTATAAAGGCAAAAAGGCCATGCGCGCGCAAAACGGCGAGGCGGGTATGGGGCGCAGGATGCACGGCAAAAGAGGCGAGCATCTCGAGCTCATCGTGCCTCCAGGTACCGCGGTGCTGGATGCTGAGACGGGCGAGCTACTCTGCGACTTAACGAGCGAGGGGCAGCGCGAGCTGTTTTTAAAAGGCGGCAAGGGCGGGCTTGGCAACGTGCACTTCAAAAGCTCGATCAATCAAGCCCCTGAATATGCGCAAAAAGGTCTTGAGGGCGAAACGCGCGAGGTGCGGCTGGAGCTTAAGCTCATCGCCGACGTGGGGCTCGTGGGCTTTCCAAACGTGGGCAAAAGCACGCTAATCTCGACCGTCTCAAACGCCAAACCCCAGATCGCAAACTACGAGTTTACTACGCTCACGCCAAAGCTCGGCCTAGTCGAGGTCGATGAATACAGCGGCTTTGCCATGGCCGATATCCCGGGCATCATCGAGGGCGCTAGCGAGGGGCGCGGGCTTGGCGTGCAGTTTTTAAAACACGTCGAACGCACTAAAATTTTGCTTTTTATGCTCGATCTTGCGAACTACCGCAGCCTTGAGGAGCAGTTTGACGCGCTGAGGGCCGAGACGGCGAAATTTTCAGAGGAGCTTGCAAAAAGAGACTACGCGATCGCTCTAACTCGCGCGGACGCGGCCGAAAATTTGCAGGAAAAATTTGACGCGTTTTTGTCGCATTTGGGGCTTGCGGGCACGGCTGGCGAGATGAATTTTAAACAAGATATTTATGAATTTGACGCCTCTAAGCCGTTTTTTGTGATGCCGATATCTTCGGCGACGGGGCAAAATATAAACGAGCTAAAATTTAACCTGCTTGAGCTGCTTAAAAAGGAGCTGTAG
- the rpmA gene encoding 50S ribosomal protein L27 codes for MAHKKGQGSTQNNRDSIGRRLGVKKFGGEFVRAGNIIIRQRGTATHAGSNVGLGKDHTIFALIDGFVKFERLDKNRKKVSVYPAA; via the coding sequence ATGGCACACAAAAAAGGTCAAGGCTCAACCCAGAATAACCGAGATTCCATCGGACGACGCTTAGGCGTTAAAAAATTCGGCGGCGAATTCGTTCGCGCGGGCAACATCATCATCCGCCAGCGCGGTACCGCTACTCACGCGGGCAGCAACGTCGGCCTAGGCAAAGATCACACGATTTTTGCGCTAATCGACGGTTTCGTTAAATTCGAAAGACTAGACAAAAACAGGAAAAAAGTTTCAGTTTATCCTGCTGCGTAA
- the rplU gene encoding 50S ribosomal protein L21 — MSKYAIFKHGGKQYRVSEGEYLKLDHFSAEAKSSVEITDVLCVNDGEVKVGAPFVKGAKVVLEVVNEGKDKKVVIYKKRRRKDSKLKRGFRRQFTRVKVVSIAA, encoded by the coding sequence ATGTCAAAATACGCTATATTTAAGCACGGCGGCAAGCAGTATCGCGTCAGCGAAGGCGAATATCTTAAGCTTGACCATTTCAGTGCTGAAGCAAAATCATCAGTCGAGATTACGGACGTTTTGTGCGTAAACGACGGTGAAGTAAAGGTAGGCGCGCCGTTCGTAAAGGGTGCGAAAGTCGTTCTTGAAGTCGTAAACGAGGGCAAGGATAAAAAAGTCGTTATTTACAAAAAACGCAGACGCAAAGACTCAAAACTAAAACGTGGTTTTAGAAGACAGTTTACACGCGTAAAAGTCGTAAGTATCGCAGCTTAA
- the flhB gene encoding flagellar biosynthesis protein FlhB, translating to MAGEDQEKTEEPTSKKIEDARKDGNVPKSQDLAGFVTLAVAIFVVVALLGFIGDQFFTLYNYYQSLIGQEFTRKLLFSVAITTIFRTLLIILPIAVCIAIAGVVANLMQFGFIFTTKPLEPNLNKINPLKGLKNLFSLKKLIDGIKMVLKVTAVFTVGFLMFLSFIKELPHTLFFSMAAQLAWLKEKMLILAAVMLIVMFIIGLLDVLIVRFQYFRDLRMSKQEIKDEYKQMEGDPQVKGRIRQLQMRAARNRMMQNIPQADVIITNPTHYAVALRYDKTKEKAPVILAKGVDFLALRIKQIGVQNNVKIVENPPLARELYKMCEVNDMIPAELFRAVAEVLSFVYMSDKQKFGDRLK from the coding sequence ATGGCAGGCGAAGACCAAGAAAAAACCGAAGAACCCACCTCCAAAAAGATCGAAGACGCGCGCAAGGACGGCAACGTTCCCAAAAGCCAAGACCTAGCCGGCTTCGTCACGCTTGCGGTCGCGATCTTCGTCGTGGTGGCGCTTCTTGGCTTTATCGGCGATCAGTTTTTCACGCTATATAACTACTATCAGAGCCTCATCGGGCAGGAATTTACGCGCAAGCTGCTCTTTAGCGTCGCGATCACGACGATATTTCGCACGCTGCTCATCATCCTGCCTATCGCCGTTTGTATCGCGATCGCAGGCGTCGTCGCTAATCTCATGCAGTTTGGATTTATATTTACGACTAAGCCTTTGGAGCCGAATTTAAACAAAATCAATCCGCTAAAAGGGCTCAAAAATCTCTTTTCGCTCAAAAAGCTGATAGACGGCATCAAAATGGTACTCAAGGTCACGGCGGTTTTTACGGTCGGGTTTTTGATGTTTTTAAGCTTCATCAAAGAGCTGCCCCATACACTTTTTTTCTCGATGGCGGCGCAGCTAGCGTGGCTAAAAGAAAAAATGCTGATTTTAGCTGCCGTGATGCTAATCGTGATGTTTATCATCGGGCTTCTTGACGTGCTGATCGTGCGTTTTCAGTATTTTCGCGACCTAAGAATGAGCAAGCAGGAGATCAAGGATGAGTACAAACAGATGGAGGGCGACCCGCAGGTAAAAGGACGCATCCGCCAGCTGCAAATGCGAGCCGCGCGCAACAGAATGATGCAAAATATCCCGCAAGCAGACGTCATCATCACCAACCCGACCCACTACGCCGTCGCCCTTCGCTACGATAAAACAAAGGAAAAAGCGCCCGTGATCCTCGCTAAAGGCGTGGATTTTCTAGCGCTTCGTATCAAGCAAATCGGAGTGCAAAATAACGTCAAAATTGTCGAAAATCCCCCGCTAGCGCGCGAGCTGTACAAGATGTGCGAAGTAAACGATATGATCCCAGCAGAGCTCTTTCGCGCCGTCGCCGAGGTGCTAAGCTTCGTCTATATGAGCGACAAACAAAAATTCGGCGATAGGCTGAAGTGA